A stretch of the Nitratireductor thuwali genome encodes the following:
- the bamA gene encoding outer membrane protein assembly factor BamA, with protein MKAASRLMCAVSAVALTAGLAVSGAIAVQLASVSVAEAATVSRIEVRGNRRVDADTIRSQVGISPGQSFSNADVNEAVKRLFGTGLFADVSITQSGNTLVVTVDEYAIVNQVLFQGNKKIKDANLARAVQLEPRKAFSNQLLQADEEAIRAAYQRIGRDAATVTGRIQELSDGRVNVVFDIQEGDRTKIGSIEFIGNEAFGDRRLRDVISTKQSNFLSFLMRNDIYDDNRLRADEEALRRFYYNRGFADFRVISSSADLNEADNKYTVRFTIEEGERYRFSDVSVDSTIEGIDATTLQGRIETRSGDLYSAEDIEDTIIGLTEEVAGRGYAFAQVTPRGSRDFENRTISVVYSIDEGPRAYIERIEIRGNDRTRDYVIRREFDVSEGDAFNQVLIQRAKRRLDNLNFFQTVNITTVPGSQPDQVVLVVDVVEKSTGEFSIGAGYATGASSSSNGGFSVEGSVTERNFLGRGQFIRVAAAGGKDSRDYTFSFTEPYFLGRRIAAGFDIFRNTRSVDNSDGKNIYDREATGATVRFGLPITEALTAQLAYNYSQEEYTKGSDFAGTTVSTAIQQAIGQGTWKKSSVSGSLIYNTIDDMKLPREGIYANFTTEVAGLGGDAKWVKLTARANYYQMISEEIDLVGLVTVGGGHIVGFGDDPLRVFDQFNSNDRMIRGFKYNGIGPYETAGSSRDYLGGTTYFHASAEAQFPMPIIPESFGMRGAFFADAATLYGSDYTSPNVGGTDMEWRASVGASLIWASPFGPLRVDYAHPVVKEDTDRVQHWNFGISTRF; from the coding sequence ATGAAGGCAGCTTCCAGATTGATGTGCGCCGTTTCGGCGGTGGCGCTGACGGCCGGTCTAGCGGTATCGGGGGCGATCGCTGTCCAGCTTGCATCCGTATCGGTCGCCGAGGCGGCGACGGTCAGCCGAATTGAAGTCCGCGGCAACCGCCGTGTCGATGCCGATACGATTCGCAGCCAGGTCGGCATCTCGCCAGGCCAGTCCTTCAGCAATGCCGACGTGAACGAGGCAGTGAAGCGCCTTTTCGGCACCGGCCTCTTCGCCGATGTGTCGATTACCCAGTCCGGAAACACGCTGGTCGTGACGGTCGACGAATATGCGATCGTCAACCAGGTGCTGTTCCAGGGCAACAAGAAGATCAAGGACGCCAATCTTGCACGGGCCGTGCAGTTGGAGCCGCGCAAAGCCTTCTCCAACCAGCTTCTGCAGGCCGACGAAGAGGCCATTCGCGCAGCTTACCAGCGCATTGGCCGTGACGCGGCGACCGTCACCGGGCGCATCCAGGAGCTGAGCGACGGGCGCGTGAACGTCGTCTTCGATATCCAGGAAGGCGACCGCACCAAGATCGGTTCCATCGAGTTCATCGGCAACGAGGCCTTTGGCGACCGCCGGCTGAGGGACGTGATCTCGACCAAGCAGTCGAATTTCCTGTCGTTCCTGATGCGCAACGACATCTATGACGACAACCGTCTGCGTGCCGACGAAGAAGCGCTTCGCCGCTTCTATTACAATCGCGGTTTCGCGGATTTCCGCGTCATCTCGTCATCGGCCGATCTCAACGAGGCCGACAACAAATACACGGTCAGATTCACCATCGAAGAGGGTGAGCGCTACAGGTTCAGCGACGTGTCGGTCGATTCGACCATCGAGGGCATTGATGCGACCACTCTCCAGGGCCGTATCGAGACGCGCAGCGGCGACCTCTACAGCGCCGAGGACATCGAAGACACGATCATCGGCCTTACCGAGGAAGTCGCCGGGCGCGGCTACGCCTTCGCGCAGGTCACGCCGCGCGGCAGCCGCGATTTCGAGAACCGCACGATCTCCGTGGTCTATTCGATCGACGAGGGGCCGCGCGCCTATATCGAGCGGATCGAGATTCGCGGCAACGACCGTACCCGCGACTATGTCATCCGGCGCGAATTCGACGTCAGTGAAGGCGATGCCTTCAATCAGGTGCTGATCCAGCGCGCCAAGCGCAGGCTCGACAATCTGAACTTCTTCCAGACCGTCAACATCACCACAGTGCCGGGGTCCCAGCCTGACCAGGTCGTCCTGGTCGTCGACGTGGTGGAGAAGTCGACCGGTGAGTTCTCCATCGGCGCGGGTTACGCTACGGGCGCTTCGTCCTCCAGCAATGGCGGCTTCTCGGTCGAAGGGTCGGTCACCGAGCGCAACTTCCTGGGGCGCGGGCAGTTCATCCGCGTCGCCGCCGCCGGCGGCAAGGACTCGCGCGACTATACCTTCTCCTTTACCGAACCCTACTTCCTGGGACGCCGTATCGCAGCCGGCTTCGACATCTTCCGCAATACGCGCAGCGTGGACAATTCCGACGGGAAGAACATCTATGATCGCGAGGCAACGGGCGCCACGGTGCGTTTCGGTCTACCGATCACGGAGGCCCTGACGGCGCAGCTTGCGTATAATTATTCGCAGGAAGAATATACGAAGGGCAGCGATTTCGCCGGCACGACGGTTTCCACGGCGATCCAGCAGGCGATCGGGCAGGGGACCTGGAAGAAGTCGTCTGTCAGCGGGTCGTTGATCTACAACACGATCGATGACATGAAGTTGCCGCGCGAAGGCATCTACGCCAACTTCACGACGGAAGTCGCCGGCCTGGGCGGCGATGCCAAATGGGTCAAGCTCACGGCGCGTGCGAACTACTATCAGATGATCTCGGAGGAGATCGACCTCGTCGGTCTCGTCACCGTCGGTGGCGGACATATCGTTGGCTTCGGCGATGATCCGCTCCGGGTTTTCGACCAGTTCAACAGCAACGACAGGATGATCCGCGGCTTCAAGTATAACGGCATAGGCCCGTATGAGACTGCCGGGAGCAGCCGTGACTATCTCGGCGGAACGACGTATTTCCATGCTTCGGCTGAAGCACAGTTCCCCATGCCGATCATTCCGGAGAGCTTCGGCATGCGCGGCGCTTTTTTTGCTGACGCAGCAACACTCTACGGCTCGGACTATACCAGCCCTAATGTCGGGGGCACAGATATGGAATGGCGTGCATCGGTTGGCGCCAGCCTGATCTGGGCTTCGCCCTTCGGTCCGTTGCGCGTCGACTATGCGCATCCCGTCGTGAAGGAAGACACGGACCGGGTTCAGCATTGGAACTTCGGTATTTCCACGCGGTTCTAG
- the rseP gene encoding RIP metalloprotease RseP: MTDISEFLAGTGGFLLGTIVPFLFVLTVVIFVHEMGHYLVGRWCGIGVRAFSIGFGPELFGFNDRRGARWKLSAIPLGGYVKFVGDMSATSKPDADAAAALPDEERRIAFHTQPVWKRAATVFAGPFFNFLLTIAVFAVMFGLYGRVVIEPTVSQVQPGSAAEEAGILPGDRFVSVDGTQVETFRDVQRIVSGRAGDPLTFVMMRDGREVELVAVPRVTEQEDALGNTIKVGVIGVINDEGESARRVDEFGPVGALVAGVEETGHVIARTGQFLKRFVVGREDRCQLGGPVKIADMAGKAASLGFGWLIQLVALLSVGIGILNLLPIPPLDGGHLLFYAMEAVMRRPVPEVVMEAVYRVGMLVVLAFMGFVFWNDLFGC, from the coding sequence TTGACCGACATTTCCGAATTCCTTGCCGGCACCGGCGGATTCCTTCTCGGCACCATCGTGCCGTTCCTGTTCGTTCTTACCGTTGTCATCTTCGTGCACGAGATGGGCCACTACCTCGTGGGGCGCTGGTGCGGGATCGGTGTGCGGGCGTTCTCCATCGGCTTCGGGCCGGAACTGTTCGGCTTCAACGACCGGCGCGGTGCGCGCTGGAAACTGTCGGCGATCCCGCTCGGCGGCTATGTCAAGTTCGTCGGCGACATGTCGGCGACGAGCAAGCCGGACGCCGATGCCGCCGCTGCGCTTCCCGATGAGGAGCGGCGCATCGCCTTCCACACGCAACCGGTGTGGAAACGCGCCGCGACGGTGTTTGCCGGGCCCTTTTTCAATTTTCTGCTGACGATAGCCGTGTTCGCCGTCATGTTCGGCCTCTATGGCCGCGTGGTGATCGAGCCGACGGTCTCCCAGGTCCAGCCTGGAAGTGCCGCCGAGGAGGCCGGTATCCTGCCGGGGGACCGGTTCGTCTCGGTCGACGGGACGCAGGTCGAGACCTTCCGCGACGTCCAGCGCATCGTATCCGGCCGGGCAGGCGATCCGCTGACCTTCGTGATGATGCGCGATGGCCGCGAGGTCGAGCTTGTCGCCGTGCCGCGGGTGACCGAGCAGGAAGACGCGCTCGGCAATACGATCAAGGTCGGCGTCATAGGCGTCATCAATGACGAGGGAGAAAGCGCCAGGCGTGTCGACGAGTTCGGTCCGGTGGGCGCCCTTGTGGCGGGGGTCGAGGAGACCGGCCACGTGATCGCCCGCACCGGCCAGTTCCTCAAGCGCTTTGTCGTTGGGCGCGAGGACCGCTGCCAGCTTGGCGGTCCGGTGAAGATTGCCGACATGGCGGGCAAGGCAGCGAGCCTGGGCTTCGGGTGGCTGATCCAGCTCGTCGCGCTTCTGTCCGTGGGCATCGGAATTCTCAATCTTTTACCCATCCCCCCGCTTGATGGCGGGCACCTGTTGTTCTACGCCATGGAGGCGGTGATGCGCCGGCCGGTGCCGGAAGTGGTGATGGAGGCGGTTTATCGTGTTGGAATGCTTGTAGTCCTCGCGTTCATGGGTTTCGTTTTCTGGAACGATCTGTTTGGATGCTGA
- a CDS encoding phosphatidate cytidylyltransferase: MTGAGGAGKRSNLQLRVLSAIVLIVVVLAATWFGGFWFRVFAVAMGAGIFHEWLDMRKDDASGEFYGWPAFAIVAVVLLTGAPLGITIAALGAGLAWLLVARALSRATFWPLWGLLYAGLPAIALSFLREEGLVLVILLFVVVWATDIMAYFTGRSLGGPKLAPSISPGKTWSGAIGGAAFGLAGGLAVAASVAGASLGALVAGGLVSLALSVVSQAGDLFESAVKRRNGVKDSGAIIPGHGGVMDRVDGLVPAAVLLYAATLVLGPAVEPLSPF; the protein is encoded by the coding sequence ATGACCGGCGCTGGCGGGGCCGGAAAGCGCAGCAATCTCCAACTGCGCGTCCTTTCGGCCATCGTCCTGATCGTCGTGGTTCTGGCGGCGACGTGGTTCGGCGGCTTCTGGTTTCGTGTTTTCGCCGTCGCCATGGGCGCCGGAATATTCCATGAATGGCTCGATATGCGCAAGGACGATGCCAGCGGTGAGTTCTATGGCTGGCCGGCCTTTGCAATTGTTGCGGTGGTTCTGCTGACCGGGGCGCCGCTGGGGATCACGATCGCGGCTCTCGGGGCCGGCCTTGCCTGGCTCCTCGTCGCCCGGGCGCTCTCCCGCGCGACGTTCTGGCCGCTCTGGGGTCTGCTCTATGCGGGACTGCCGGCCATCGCCCTGTCCTTCCTCAGGGAGGAGGGGCTGGTTCTCGTGATCCTGCTTTTCGTGGTCGTGTGGGCGACCGACATCATGGCCTATTTCACGGGCCGCTCGCTGGGCGGGCCGAAACTCGCGCCCTCGATCTCGCCGGGCAAGACGTGGAGCGGGGCGATAGGCGGCGCGGCTTTCGGCCTTGCCGGCGGGCTGGCCGTGGCGGCGTCCGTTGCCGGGGCGAGCCTGGGCGCCCTCGTGGCGGGGGGACTTGTGTCGCTCGCCTTGTCGGTCGTTTCGCAGGCTGGGGATCTGTTCGAATCGGCCGTGAAGCGCAGGAACGGGGTGAAAGATTCGGGCGCGATCATTCCCGGGCATGGCGGGGTGATGGACCGCGTGGACGGGCTGGTTCCCGCCGCGGTCCTCCTTTACGCCGCAACGCTTGTGCTGGGGCCGGCCGTTGAGCCGCTATCGCCGTTCTAA
- a CDS encoding isoprenyl transferase: protein MKPAHVAIIMDGNGRWARARGLPRAAGHRAGVEALRKAVRSAGELGVGWLTVYAFSSENWSRPKSEINDLMGLLKRFIRRDLAELHQNGVRVRIVGSRADLEPDIAALLTEAESLTERNTNMNLVVAFNYGARDEILRAAREIAREARDGQIDPESVTAESFSARLDTAGIPDPDLIIRTSGEQRLSNFLLWQAAYAEFVFLPLYWPDFSREDLAAAIAVFEERDRRFGGVAAQEAVS, encoded by the coding sequence GTGAAGCCGGCACATGTGGCCATCATCATGGACGGCAACGGCCGTTGGGCACGAGCTCGCGGTCTGCCGCGCGCGGCCGGCCATCGTGCCGGCGTCGAGGCGCTGCGCAAGGCCGTGCGGTCTGCCGGAGAACTGGGTGTCGGCTGGTTGACGGTCTACGCCTTCTCATCCGAGAACTGGTCGCGCCCGAAGTCCGAGATCAACGATCTCATGGGCTTGCTGAAGCGTTTCATTCGCCGTGACCTGGCCGAACTGCACCAGAACGGCGTGCGGGTGCGCATCGTGGGCAGCCGCGCGGATCTGGAGCCCGACATCGCGGCCCTGCTTACCGAGGCCGAGAGCCTGACCGAGCGGAACACCAACATGAACCTGGTGGTCGCGTTCAATTACGGGGCGCGCGACGAGATCCTGCGCGCCGCCCGGGAGATCGCCCGCGAGGCGCGCGACGGGCAGATCGATCCCGAGAGCGTGACGGCCGAATCGTTCTCGGCCCGCCTCGATACCGCAGGCATTCCCGATCCCGATCTCATCATCCGCACGAGCGGCGAGCAGCGGCTTTCCAATTTCCTGCTGTGGCAGGCCGCTTACGCCGAATTCGTATTCCTGCCGCTCTACTGGCCGGACTTCAGCCGCGAGGACCTTGCCGCGGCGATTGCGGTCTTCGAGGAGCGCGACCGGCGTTTTGGCGGTGTGGCCGCGCAAGAAGCGGTGTCATGA
- the frr gene encoding ribosome recycling factor translates to MSEGVDFKDLSRRMEGAVSAFQHDLASLRTGRASANLLDPINVEAYGASMPINQVATVSVPEPRMISVSVWDKSMVQAVDKAIRESNLGFNPIVDGATLRIPLPELNEERRRELVKIAHQYAENARIAVRHVRRDGMEHLKKAEKDGEISQDDLHVQSDRVQKLTDDTIAAIDKLLVDKEAEILQV, encoded by the coding sequence ATGTCTGAAGGGGTTGATTTCAAGGATCTGAGCCGGCGCATGGAAGGCGCGGTCAGCGCATTTCAGCACGATCTGGCCTCGCTGAGGACAGGGCGTGCTTCCGCAAACCTTCTCGATCCGATCAATGTGGAAGCCTACGGCGCATCGATGCCCATCAATCAGGTGGCGACGGTTTCGGTCCCCGAACCGCGAATGATCTCTGTTTCCGTCTGGGACAAGAGCATGGTCCAGGCGGTCGACAAGGCCATCCGCGAGTCCAATCTCGGCTTCAATCCGATCGTGGACGGCGCAACGCTGCGCATTCCCTTGCCCGAACTCAACGAGGAACGGCGCAGGGAACTGGTGAAAATCGCGCACCAATATGCCGAAAACGCCCGCATCGCCGTCCGTCATGTGCGGCGCGACGGGATGGAGCACCTTAAAAAGGCCGAGAAAGACGGCGAGATCAGTCAAGACGACCTGCACGTACAGTCCGACCGCGTGCAGAAACTGACGGATGATACCATTGCTGCCATCGACAAGCTTCTGGTCGACAAGGAAGCGGAGATCCTTCAGGTCTGA
- the pyrH gene encoding UMP kinase, with product MEPRFRRVVLKASGEALMGEQGFGIDVSVVDRIARDIADARSLGVEVGVVIGGGNIFRGVAVASKGGDRVTGDHMGMLATVINSLALRTSLVKIGVEAVVLSAIAMPELCESFSQRQATSYMNQGKVVIFAGGTGNPFFTTDSAAALRAAEIGAEALFKGTQVDGVYTADPKKDPQATRYERISHERVMRDGLSIMDTAAIALARENNIPIIVFSIHEEGGFGAILRGAGHCTVVDDDLADLQKAKA from the coding sequence GTGGAACCACGATTTCGGCGCGTCGTACTGAAAGCTTCCGGCGAAGCCCTGATGGGTGAGCAGGGCTTCGGCATCGATGTCTCGGTCGTCGACCGCATCGCCAGGGACATCGCCGATGCGCGGTCGCTCGGCGTCGAGGTCGGCGTGGTGATCGGCGGCGGCAATATCTTCCGCGGCGTCGCCGTTGCGTCCAAGGGTGGCGATCGGGTGACGGGCGACCACATGGGCATGCTGGCCACGGTCATCAACTCGCTGGCGCTGCGGACCTCGCTGGTCAAGATCGGTGTCGAGGCGGTGGTGCTTTCGGCCATCGCCATGCCGGAGCTCTGCGAGAGCTTCTCCCAGCGTCAGGCCACCAGCTACATGAACCAGGGCAAGGTCGTCATCTTCGCCGGCGGCACAGGCAATCCCTTCTTCACCACGGATTCCGCGGCTGCGCTGCGCGCGGCGGAGATCGGGGCGGAGGCGCTTTTCAAGGGGACGCAGGTCGACGGCGTCTATACCGCCGACCCGAAGAAGGACCCGCAGGCCACCCGTTACGAACGCATCTCCCACGAGCGTGTTATGCGGGACGGCCTGTCGATCATGGACACGGCGGCGATTGCGCTTGCGCGTGAGAACAACATTCCGATAATCGTCTTCTCGATCCACGAGGAAGGTGGGTTTGGAGCCATTTTGCGGGGCGCGGGACATTGTACTGTCGTCGATGACGATCTTGCGGATCTTCAAAAGGCCAAAGCGTAA
- the tsf gene encoding translation elongation factor Ts, whose protein sequence is MSISAAQVKQLREMTGAGMMDCKTALAETGGDIEAAVDWLRKKGMSKADKKAGRTAAEGLIGVATGTDSAVVVEVNSETDFVARNDAFQDLVRNIATVALSTDGSVEAVSAASYPGSGKTVEETVKDAIATIGENMALRRSAKLSVSKGAVASYVHNAVADNLGKIGVLVAVETEGSAEAAAAFGRQVAMHVAAVNPLALNDTDVDPAAVAREKEIFSDQARQSGKPENIIEKMVEGRMRKFFEEVVLLKQAFVVNPDVTVEQALKEAEKEIGAPAKVTGFVRFALGEGIERAASDFAAEVAAAAKS, encoded by the coding sequence ATGAGCATTTCAGCAGCACAGGTCAAACAACTGCGCGAGATGACTGGCGCGGGCATGATGGACTGCAAGACCGCGCTGGCCGAGACCGGCGGCGATATCGAAGCGGCCGTCGACTGGCTGCGCAAGAAGGGCATGTCCAAGGCCGACAAGAAGGCCGGCCGCACGGCGGCCGAAGGCCTGATCGGCGTTGCGACCGGCACCGACAGCGCTGTCGTCGTCGAGGTGAATTCGGAGACCGATTTCGTCGCACGCAACGATGCCTTCCAGGACCTGGTGCGCAACATCGCCACCGTTGCCCTGTCGACGGACGGTTCGGTGGAGGCGGTCTCGGCCGCTTCTTATCCCGGCAGCGGCAAGACCGTCGAGGAGACCGTCAAGGACGCCATCGCCACGATCGGCGAGAACATGGCCCTGCGTCGTTCGGCCAAGCTTTCGGTGAGCAAGGGCGCCGTGGCGAGCTATGTGCACAACGCGGTCGCCGACAATCTCGGCAAGATCGGCGTGCTGGTCGCCGTCGAAACGGAAGGCAGCGCGGAAGCTGCCGCCGCTTTCGGCCGCCAGGTTGCGATGCATGTTGCGGCGGTGAACCCGCTTGCGCTCAACGACACCGATGTCGACCCGGCGGCCGTTGCCCGTGAGAAGGAGATTTTCTCCGATCAGGCGCGCCAGTCGGGTAAGCCGGAAAACATCATCGAGAAGATGGTCGAGGGCCGGATGCGCAAGTTCTTCGAGGAAGTCGTGCTTCTCAAGCAGGCATTCGTCGTCAACCCCGACGTGACCGTCGAGCAGGCGTTGAAGGAAGCCGAGAAGGAGATCGGCGCGCCGGCGAAGGTCACCGGCTTCGTCCGATTCGCGCTCGGCGAGGGCATCGAGCGCGCCGCGTCTGATTTCGCCGCCGAAGTGGCCGCTGCCGCAAAGTCGTAA
- the rpsB gene encoding 30S ribosomal protein S2, translating to MALPDFSMRQLLEAGVHFGHQTHRWNPKMAPYIFGARNNIHIIDLSQTVPLLHQALKAVSDTVAKGGRVLFVGTKRQASDIVADAAKRSAQYYVNSRWLGGMLTNWKTISNSIQRLRKLDELLQGDASGFTKKERLNLERERDKLERALGGIRDMGSTPDMMFVIDTNKEAIAVQEARRLGIPVIAISDSNCDPEVVDFPIPGNDDASRAISLYCDLFARAAIDGIERQQGSLGMDVGASEEAPVETAIEAPAEEAVPAEQAASETPAEDASKA from the coding sequence ATGGCATTGCCTGATTTCAGCATGCGCCAGCTCCTTGAAGCTGGTGTTCACTTCGGCCACCAGACCCACCGCTGGAACCCGAAGATGGCGCCCTATATCTTCGGCGCCCGCAACAACATCCACATCATCGACCTCAGCCAGACCGTTCCGCTGCTGCACCAGGCGCTGAAGGCGGTTTCCGACACCGTGGCCAAGGGCGGCCGCGTTCTGTTCGTCGGCACCAAGCGCCAGGCTTCCGACATCGTTGCCGATGCGGCCAAGCGGTCGGCCCAGTATTATGTGAACTCGCGCTGGCTCGGCGGCATGCTGACCAACTGGAAGACGATCTCCAATTCGATCCAGCGCCTGCGCAAGCTGGACGAGCTTCTTCAGGGCGACGCCTCGGGATTCACCAAGAAGGAGCGGCTCAACCTCGAGCGCGAGCGCGACAAGCTGGAGCGCGCGCTGGGCGGTATCCGCGACATGGGCTCGACGCCGGACATGATGTTCGTGATCGACACCAACAAGGAAGCCATCGCAGTGCAGGAAGCCCGCCGTCTGGGCATCCCGGTGATCGCGATCTCCGATTCGAACTGCGATCCGGAGGTCGTCGACTTCCCGATCCCCGGCAATGACGATGCGTCGCGCGCTATCTCGCTCTATTGCGACCTGTTCGCCAGGGCGGCCATCGACGGCATCGAGCGCCAGCAGGGCTCGCTGGGCATGGATGTAGGCGCTTCCGAGGAAGCTCCGGTCGAGACGGCCATTGAAGCGCCCGCCGAGGAAGCTGTCCCGGCGGAACAGGCGGCTTCCGAGACGCCGGCCGAGGACGCGAGCAAGGCTTAG
- a CDS encoding cell envelope integrity EipB family protein has translation MRPPRLAIALLAPVCTVFVPLDAGARELQAHRAVYNLALAETNDDSEIEHLSGRWVFEFSGSQCSGYTLKSRIVMNIGMSEGERLIDQQVTSFEDADGRTFRFVTKSFIDKALESEVKGTATLGEGGTTVAYEQPEKVEHSFGPTLFPTAFLNRLLDKAEKGENFFQSPIFDGTEFTDSAIMTSVVVGKPKPVAENDPEAEALGKLAEEEFRAVTAAYFDGETSGGEEVSDYIVSFKLHESGVQRDMLIRYDEYSMTAKLADLALFDTDDSCPPQ, from the coding sequence ATGCGTCCACCGCGCCTTGCCATTGCCTTGCTCGCACCCGTGTGTACGGTTTTCGTTCCGCTGGATGCCGGGGCGCGCGAGCTGCAGGCCCATCGGGCAGTCTACAATCTCGCGCTCGCCGAGACCAATGACGATTCGGAAATCGAGCATTTATCCGGCCGCTGGGTGTTCGAGTTCTCCGGTTCGCAGTGCTCGGGCTACACGCTCAAGTCGCGCATCGTCATGAATATCGGCATGAGCGAGGGCGAACGCCTCATCGACCAGCAGGTGACCAGCTTCGAGGACGCCGACGGCCGGACATTCCGCTTCGTCACGAAATCGTTCATCGACAAGGCGCTGGAGAGCGAGGTCAAGGGGACGGCGACGCTGGGCGAGGGCGGAACGACCGTCGCCTATGAACAGCCCGAGAAGGTCGAGCACAGTTTCGGGCCGACGCTTTTCCCCACGGCATTTCTCAACAGGCTGCTGGACAAGGCGGAGAAGGGCGAGAACTTCTTTCAAAGCCCTATATTCGACGGGACCGAGTTTACCGACAGCGCCATCATGACCTCCGTCGTGGTGGGAAAGCCCAAGCCTGTCGCAGAAAACGATCCCGAGGCCGAGGCGCTTGGGAAGCTGGCCGAGGAAGAGTTCAGAGCGGTGACGGCGGCCTATTTCGACGGCGAGACATCGGGCGGAGAAGAGGTCAGCGACTACATCGTGAGCTTCAAGCTGCATGAAAGCGGCGTGCAGCGGGACATGCTGATACGCTACGACGAGTATTCCATGACGGCCAAGCTGGCGGACCTGGCGCTGTTCGACACGGACGACAGCTGCCCGCCGCAATAG
- a CDS encoding RidA family protein, translating into MGNAIEKRLLELGVELPSPAAPAANYVPFAESGKFLFTSGQLPIKDGKLMAMGLLGRELGTEAGKLAAKWCAVNVLAQAREALGDLQRIKRIVKITVFIASTPDYTEQHLVANGASDFLVAALGDKGRHARSAVGTASLPMNAPVEIEAVVEVE; encoded by the coding sequence ATGGGCAATGCCATTGAAAAGAGGCTTCTGGAACTCGGCGTCGAACTTCCCTCGCCCGCCGCGCCGGCCGCCAACTACGTGCCGTTCGCCGAAAGCGGCAAGTTTCTGTTCACCTCCGGCCAATTGCCCATCAAGGATGGCAAGCTGATGGCGATGGGGCTGCTCGGCCGCGAACTGGGCACGGAAGCCGGCAAGCTCGCCGCCAAATGGTGCGCCGTCAACGTGCTGGCACAAGCCAGGGAAGCCCTCGGCGACCTGCAGCGCATAAAGCGGATTGTGAAGATCACCGTCTTCATAGCCTCGACGCCCGACTATACCGAACAGCATCTGGTCGCCAACGGAGCATCGGATTTCCTGGTCGCCGCCCTTGGCGACAAGGGCCGCCATGCGCGCTCCGCCGTCGGCACCGCTTCGCTGCCCATGAACGCACCGGTGGAAATCGAAGCCGTCGTCGAGGTGGAATAG